The following proteins are encoded in a genomic region of Haloarcula salinisoli:
- the arcS gene encoding archaeosine synthase subunit alpha, whose translation MTDYFEVHERDGAARLGELRLAESVPTPALVDDVDADTPGRVHTVLADAGGRWPSEPEPPSGDDSAVTILPHRGLPAGTPEEVAEAFADDYPDVEFPSGAVVSPRSAGDHAADLTVLSGATGYVGHGSAFVDALTTVKDAVPADTALYLPGVATPRNVATLVYAGVDLVDPHRAVIRGTEGRYLTTDEAYFLEDLEELPCACPACQQPRDTFDRSDCAEHNVHALAAELARVRRRVRDGRLRDYIEGQARQDNWLTATVRLLDQRYGYVEQRTPLIRRAELAATTEDAIRRVEIQRFAQRVTERYVPRFDDRPLVLVPCSARKPYSDSQSHKQYHDAIQWRAHVVSMTSPIGVVPQELELTYPAQHYDSVVTGNWSANEIEFVSRVLERYLEGTDYPEIIAHVPGEGYREICENVADSLGREFTYTVRDHPTTADSLGNLAAELEGWDTYQKSTREHRTIKAIADYQFGAGAGDELFPDIGTQGRYPQLRADDADGEQLAALAQQYGVLSLTTAGARRWVESDVPTKTVEIEPFVPHGSVLAPGIVDASDDIRVGDEVVVTGDAAFGVGRAEMHGAEMTSSTRGIAVQMRHTEEL comes from the coding sequence ATGACCGACTACTTCGAGGTCCACGAGCGCGACGGGGCCGCGCGACTGGGCGAGTTGCGCCTCGCCGAGTCCGTGCCGACGCCGGCGCTGGTCGACGACGTGGACGCCGACACACCGGGGCGGGTCCACACCGTCCTCGCCGACGCCGGGGGCCGCTGGCCGAGCGAGCCCGAGCCACCATCGGGCGACGATTCAGCGGTGACGATACTGCCCCATCGCGGGCTCCCCGCCGGGACGCCCGAGGAGGTCGCCGAGGCCTTCGCCGACGACTACCCCGACGTCGAGTTCCCGAGTGGGGCCGTCGTCTCGCCGAGGAGTGCTGGCGACCACGCCGCCGACCTCACCGTCCTCTCGGGTGCGACCGGCTACGTCGGCCACGGGTCGGCCTTTGTCGACGCCCTGACGACGGTGAAAGACGCCGTCCCGGCCGACACCGCGCTCTATCTGCCCGGTGTCGCCACGCCCCGGAACGTCGCCACGCTGGTCTACGCCGGCGTGGACCTCGTGGACCCGCACCGGGCCGTGATTCGGGGCACCGAGGGCCGCTATCTCACCACGGACGAAGCGTACTTCCTCGAAGACCTCGAGGAGTTGCCCTGTGCGTGTCCGGCCTGCCAGCAGCCCCGCGATACCTTCGACCGCAGCGACTGCGCCGAACACAACGTCCACGCGCTCGCGGCCGAGCTCGCACGCGTCCGCCGCCGAGTCAGAGACGGCCGGCTGCGCGACTACATCGAAGGCCAGGCCCGCCAGGACAACTGGCTCACCGCGACCGTCCGTTTGCTCGACCAGCGCTACGGCTACGTCGAGCAGCGGACGCCGCTCATCCGCCGGGCCGAACTCGCCGCAACCACTGAGGACGCCATCCGCCGTGTCGAGATACAGCGCTTCGCCCAGCGGGTCACCGAACGCTACGTGCCGAGATTCGACGACCGGCCGCTCGTGCTGGTCCCGTGTTCGGCCCGCAAGCCCTACAGCGACTCACAGAGCCACAAACAGTACCACGACGCCATCCAGTGGCGTGCTCACGTGGTCTCGATGACCTCGCCCATCGGTGTCGTCCCCCAGGAACTCGAACTCACCTACCCCGCTCAGCACTACGACTCCGTGGTGACGGGCAACTGGTCTGCAAACGAGATCGAGTTCGTCTCCCGGGTGCTGGAACGGTACCTCGAAGGGACCGACTACCCCGAAATCATCGCCCACGTCCCCGGCGAGGGGTACCGGGAGATATGTGAGAACGTCGCCGACTCGCTGGGTCGTGAGTTTACTTACACCGTGCGGGACCACCCGACGACGGCGGACTCCCTCGGGAACCTGGCCGCCGAACTGGAGGGATGGGACACCTACCAGAAGTCCACCCGCGAGCACCGTACGATAAAAGCTATCGCGGACTACCAGTTCGGCGCCGGCGCGGGCGACGAGCTGTTCCCCGACATCGGCACGCAGGGGCGCTATCCGCAGCTTCGGGCCGACGACGCGGACGGCGAACAACTGGCCGCGCTCGCCCAGCAGTACGGTGTCCTCTCGCTGACCACCGCCGGCGCCCGCCGCTGGGTCGAGAGCGACGTGCCGACCAAGACGGTAGAAATCGAGCCGTTCGTCCCCCACGGCTCTGTCCTCGCGCCGGGTATCGTCGACGCCAGCGACGACATCCGGGTGGGCGACGAGGTCGTCGTCACTGGCGATGCGGCCTTCGGCGTCGGCCGCGCGGAGATGCACGGCGCGGAGATGACCTCCTCGACGCGGGGCATCGCCGTCCAGATGCGCCACACCGAGGAGCTGTAG